In Telopea speciosissima isolate NSW1024214 ecotype Mountain lineage chromosome 10, Tspe_v1, whole genome shotgun sequence, the DNA window GATCATCTTAAGCTACCGGAGACTCATTTCATACATAGCCAAAAACTACCAAGGCAAAGGGTTAAGCTTACAAGATCTCATTCAGGTCCCAACTACTTGTACTTGTATCTGTTTTGAATCTCAAAACAGGTTAATACTGATTTTTTCATCCTTACAGGAGGGAAGCATTGGACTTCTTCGAGGGGTAGAGAGGTTTGATCCAGAAAAGGGATATAAGCTCTCAACATATGTTTACTGGTGGATTAAACAAGCTGTTATCAAGGCTATAGCAAACAAGTCAAGAATTATCAGACTACCGGTATGACACTGCATCCACCAAGCTTTATCTTCCCAAGGTGTTGCCTATCCCTGGTCCAACcttatatataaatattccAAATTTGGATATTACTACAACAGGCCATGACCATAGGAAGTTGCCAACTACCTTAACCTATCACCTGTTAGCAGTAAAAAAGATAGCCTGAAAAGAAACAATCCAGTTCCATCGGTTCATAACTCATAAggtactcccccctccccccaagaaaaaaaaaatgatttgaatGTGGGTTAGTGGTTTCACATTTCAACAATCTGCTAGCAAGAAAAATAATTCATTCTGACTTGAGCTATAACTTAAGATAATTATCTCATTGATCAACTTAATGTGTTAGATGCTTGCGAGAATTAAATGGTGCCTAGTCTGTTAATTAGTGAATGTATGGTTAGTTTTTCATGTGTAGGGGAGCATGTCTGAGATGCTTGCAAAGATTGCAGAGGCCAATACTGTCTTGAGCACAAGATTACGGAGGTTGCCCACTTATGATGAGATTGCAGACGTGGTCAACATTAGTGTTTCAAGTGTAAGGCTCATATGTGAAAGAAACAGACCTCCAATCTCTGCAGAGCGAACCTTGACCAACCAAGGCTCCTTGACACTACAGGTTTATATCTTGCATTACTTATTTCATCTAACCATTACTTGCATCACCAATAACGAGCAGAAAAGAATTACACAGTCTATTTTTCAACAAGGTCTCCATGGAAAGATCAACCTGAAGTGAATGATCTTTCTGGTTTATTGATTTCTTTCAGTTAGTCATGAACATTGTTTTTGGGTAGAGAGGAGGGGAGTAGACATAAACATGTTGAACAGTTCTTATATAATCAAGTCTAATGGTTGCTATAGCAAAAGCACTGAAAGAAGCATCATTTGGTGGTTGTGAGCCTCTTAATATCCTGCCACTATATCAGTAAGCCCCTGTCAATAGCTTCTTCCAGCCCTGTCCTGGTGCAGAGAAACCTCTCAGGGTACAGTCGATTGCGTCATATCAGGATCTTGTTGCATTCATACCCAAGTCTTTTTAAGTTTTAGGATTTTAAGTTGGTCATAAACAGGCTATGAATCCATACTCCAAACTGAAGAAGatcaattttgtttctttcattcacCTCTTTAATTTGTTTAACTGGGAATTCATCACAGGAGATCATCTTGGGGCCAGAGGAAACAAGACCAGAAGTAATGGTGAGTAAACAGCTAATGAAGCAAGATTTAGAGAAGCTCCTCAGGACACTTGATGAAAGAGAAGCATGTATCTTGAGATTGTACTTTGGTCTCAATGGAGAGACGCCTCGATCATGTGAGGAGATTGGAAGACTGATAAACCTTTCTAGGGAGAGAGTTCGGCAGATCAATGGTATTGCATTAACAAAGTTACGGCAGATGAGTACCATTGACAACCTTAGAGTGTATATAAAGTAGGTCTTTTGTATTTCAAACAATTgtgtaaagaaagaaagaataagtaAACAAATCCAAGTTATAAAATCCTACTCCCTCTTTTCTCCATCTATTAGTTTCAATTGGGAAACCTCTGTAGAGCTTTATTGATTCTTTCCACCtcagatttggatttggatACTCTTTTAGTATTTGGATTTAATCACTATTATTTGTATACTTGGGTTAAATATCTGTGTTGTCCAATCGAATTTGGATAGCAAATACACGGTTCAAATTTGCATCCAGTGGGTGACATCTCTTTGTTTCGGAGTTTTGAGTCTCCTCTTGGTTATAGTGGATTTCTTCCCTTACCTGCTTGACTGCTTTTGAGAATTCTTTGAAACAAAACAGGATTTGGCACACAAAAAGTAGTCTTATGTTCTTTATCATCCGTAGGCTTCTCAGCAGGTTAAAGAGCATGCAGCCAACTAAAGTCCCTTATCTTATTGTCAGGGTACTGCTTATATTGCAAGCCTAATTAACATGCCAGAAAAGCTGGTCACCATTATTGTTCAAGCTAGCTCATCTTGTAATGAGTCTTCCCTGAGCTTAAATTTTGTCGTTCAGTTAAATCCAAGCATCAAGcccaatttcttatttttcatttttaattctGGAGAAAACTAACTGGGTTTTTTGCTTAATTCATCCAGGTATTTCTTCTAATGACAGTGTCAATTTTTTAATATGTTTGAGAATGAAGCACTTACACCTATTATCTGTTTTTGCAAGTGATCCCCTGCCTTAGATTCTTTTATCCTCCTAGTAACTAAAGCTTAGGGTTTGATGCATTTGTTCTGGCTAACTGCAAACTTGGTAGGCTTCAAGTTCAGTTTGAGCAGGGCATAAGAACAGCAGAAAACTTATATAGATAAGTATTCAATTGTGCTCATTGTTGATTAGTTTGATTACATCAAATTTTGATGTTTGAGATCTTTCCATGATTTGGAAAATGTAGTTGTAGAATGAAGTAAGGAAAATGTATCTCCTAGCAACCACACAAAATGTTCCAGTTGGTTGCATATTTAGTGGCGGTCACCAATAAGCTGAAAACTGTTAAATTGTATCCATTaattgttgattttttttggacaaaGTGCACACACCAGCTCAAAAGGGTTAATAAACCTTTTGAGCCGCGGAATGCTTtatgaacacacacacacacacacacacccaacccacccggtgtgggactaaaacccctCCGCGGGGAATGAGCCACATATCTTGTTTTTGGACAAAGTGCACATGCCAGCTCAAAAGGGTTAACCAACCATCTGAACCTCCATTAATTGTTGATTGACATGATTAAATTAACTAGGCTATAAAAGTGTTAATTTAACTAGGCTATAAGAGTGTTAATTCCGACAAATCAACAAGCAAGTAGTAACCCTAATGTCCAGGATATTTTGTGAAAGTTAGGAATATATCTTGTTGGAATCATGTATCTCTATCACTTTTAATTGATTAAGATGGACTTAGCCAAATTCAACAAAGTCTTAAACCCAACTATTTGGCATATTGGATCATTTCAAAATTTATTATCTAAATGTGCTTTAACCATCCGATCCATATACAGTAACATGCATCATGCATGGATGAGTTGTTGGACTTCTAATACATGATGTTGAGATTGTTTTTGTCTCTAGGTTATGTTGATTCTCATTTTGCATTGTTGGGACCCTCAAGTGAATGACTtcaatctagggttttaaaaattgggatcggATTGGCCGGATTGGAATTGACCGACGTTGATCAGGCGCGACCAATCCACTGTGtatttctagggtttctccacATAATCCCATCGTCACTGTTTAGGGAAAAGGTACTCTGAGTCGTTAGGGGAAGGTACGTTagcatcctctctctctttctctctctctctctctcctctctatatatatatatatatatatatatatatatatatatatattcacatgaaatgaccatgTTGCCCTCCTATGTACGAAATCATTTCATTAATGCACATAATTGGTGTGCTCCCCTATCAAAGAACCCTTTACCGAAAATTTATTTTGTCAATATGCTTTAATCATTCAAGCCGGCCGTAGTAGATGGAAAGAGATGAGCGGTTGCATTTCTAATACATGATGTAgtgattttaaatttttatggGCTATGTTGATGCTCATTTTGGATTTTGATCCCTCAAGCTAGTGGCTTCATTCTGGCAATGACTTCTCACAAGACAAGGTCTTCTTGGCATGGTTTAAGGTATTGTTATTGGATTGGctgtatcggtattggtataGGCTAATTTTGATACTTGTTCGATCTTATATTGATGGAATGGTacggatcaagggtaaaattgtcataaaaatccatttttaaaaaatgaaaatcaaggGTAAAACTATCCGATACAGGCCGATCCGTGCCAATCTGTATCAGTAGTGTATAGGTTTCTAGGATATCTGATATCCAATCTAATATTACTCTGATGAATCATGATACTGAATACTAAAAAGATTCAATTTCTTTTCGCTCacgatgaagagagaatctcttaatccacgGATTCTGACAGTTAGATGAGACTCCAAGAATAATTACCAGAGGGTGTGACTTGTGAGACACCCCATGACTAGATTCTTatcattaaaaacaaaaaaacaagaaaaagaatttgATAGCCATGGAAGTATAGAACATATTTGGATTCTCTACTGCCGAACTGTCTGACAaaaccctactgccaagacacagtaaGACGgtaaatgactgccttacccccgctcggacAGGGGCAATCAGCTAATGATgtgagagaatgggagaattGTCAATCCCTACATCAGACAGTGGGATAGCCAGCAACGTTGCTATCATTCGAGTGCCGAAGCAAATGCAAAGCAATGAAAGAAACTTTGAATGGCTAATTGCAAGCCTGCAACATGTACCATTTGCATTAATGTAAAGCAGTGGGGTTACAGTCATGGCACACCACTTCTCTTCAGGCTTCAATAATtttacaatttcaatttctcaaGTGTGGTAAGTAAAGGTTGCTTTCATAATGATAAAGCTTAGTACATTTAGAATCAAACGAATCCTTTTAAACTAGAGTTGTTCATAAGCAGGTCAATGAGTGATTAAGGAGTACTATAAGAATCTCCTTAGCATCTCTTGCAGTGCCGTATTGAAATGGGGTTTTCTGTGTTACTGAAACCCATAATGAAAATGaagatgaggttttttttttttttttggttcttttgcaGGGGGAGGGAGGTGGATATACTATACAACATATGCCTTTCTCAGTCGAGATGAGGTATTATATAGGCTTGGTTTAAGGTGGTTCAACCATGTTTCGGATcgaccgaaatatggtcgaaactgtcGATACCGAGTTGAAACCATGTAGTTTTTAAAATACCCATCCATCTCGTCTTGGAAACCTGCAAAcccgagatatctcggtggtttcgacaggtttggACCGAGTTTTCTTTTCATGAGTATACTCTAAAGTAGTTCTTCAATAAGCTAGCAAACAGACATTAATTAAAACTTAAACAAGTCTGGCAGGATCAAGAACCAGCCAAAAAGATCTACATCTActtgtacattttttttcctACCCATCATCTGCTGCAATAAGTTTCAAATATAGGAATAAAAGAACTGGAAACTGAACCTACAAAGTTGGTAAAATATCAATCACAGTAAAGTTACTCCATGGGTGAATTCACAAGCTTAAGCACCTGTTCAAGATGATGTGCAGTGTCAGGTGGGTGGGCCTCCATCCTTGGTCTCTCCGGCAAGATCCACCGACCGTCGGCGCTCCTCACCATCCCCTTATTCTCATCCTGACGCCAGTAAGGTGGCACATTATAGTCATCTCTCAAGAAATCACAACTCTTGTTAACAAGGGCGATATCTCTCTTAGTTGCCAAGCAAAACCGGTGTCCTTTGCCATGAAATCCATCCACAAGGTGTAGATGAGCTTCCAGATTATGTGCACAACCCAGATCCCCAGTGGGTTTGAGAAAAGGAGAATATTTATGATCCAATGCAAGCTCTACACCCACATGTGCATAACTCCATGGGAAATCAATCACATCTTCAATGTATTTTTGATGTTGAAACTTCTCGTTTGTGAAGATCCCTGGTACTGTAGGAACCTTATCATGAACATTAATCACTCTCAGGACTTTTACTCCAAGCTCATCACAGCGTTCCTTGAATTTAAGATTACCCGCTCGAGGACCCCCAAATGAGAAAACAGAGATAGGAATTTTACTCTGGTTTTCACTGTCGTGTCTAATGTTAACTTTCATTTCGGCAATATCGTAAGCACTTAATAGGGCTAGTGCTGCTCCAAGGCTATGACCTGTGATTGTGATGCTTAACTCATCTCTTTTATATCTTTCGATCAAACGCTTCATTTCAGCTAATACTTGTTCTCTAGCAGAGTAAGAACAGTACTTGCAATCTTGTTCTTTCTTGGTGTAGAGATCATAGAAGCCTGACTCGATTTTAATGGATGAATCGTCGCTGAAACCTGCTGGATGAAGAATGTCTTTGAGATCTGCAATCCATTCAAGGTATGTGACTGTGCCTCTCCATGCTATTACGATGTCTCGTCTTCCTAACcgtttgatttcttcttcatcgGTTGATACTGCGACATAGCCCATAAAATTTGCATGTGGGCTCCAGATACTGGCCATTTTTGATTTCTGAAAGAAGTTTGGAAGGTTGATGTTTGATGTTGCGTAGAGATATCTACTCAATTGGTAGCCTCGATCTGCCATTTCGAGCTTTTCGAAGAAATGGGCACCTTGGTACTTGCAGGTTCCGCAATACTTCGAACGAGGATCTAAGTCGAAGGAATCGTAACAGGCTTGTGCGAATTCACCGCATCGAAGAATCTCTTTCCGAAGGATAGGATTCATGGGGTCTAATAGTCCTTCCCAGTCATTACAACCTTGGATTTCCTTCCAAACCTCTCTGAGTGGTGGTGTTTCTTGATCCTCAAGGACTAGATTCTCTTCTGCAGTTGAAGTCAAGCTTGAAACAGATTTGCATCTTGGAAGAACTGTAGTTGTTGGTTTTGGTGAGATGGGTTTCTTTGAAATGAGAAGTGTTGTGGTTCTACTGAGATTCCTTGTAGGCACAACAAACCCTTGAAAAGCGTTTGGTTTCATATATTTTGGATGATTACAGTacaacaagaaagaagaagccaTAAGAATTGTTGTCTTACCTTGACAAGTAAAGATTTTTAAGCCCTACAATACAGATCACTCCACACAGACACAAACAGAAAAGTAAGATGTATAAGCTCTACACTACACACAGTCACGCAGACCCAGAGACccagaaggaagagagagagagagagagagagagagagagagagagagagacctgtaAATTGCTATTGAAAGGGGTTGAGCTATGTGGCTTGTAAGGATGGAACTTATGTTGGAGGGAGGATCTTACAAGATGCATGGGAAGAAGGCTTTTGTATGaggaaaattattaattttgttaatttttatgATGGGATTGTTAAGATGATAAATGAAGGATATAAAAGTGAGACATTTTCTAAgactttgtttttctttggtcACGGTGAATGGGAATCCATTTGCCATAGATATTTTGAGACTTATAGAAAAACTCTACAAGGGTTTGTGAATTCCGGGATAGAGTTATGAATCTTTACTGTGCggtgaaagaaaattttctccGATTTTCTATGTATGCAATATGGATCATAGAAGAAAACGAGCAATTATGTAATTTAATGTGTAATGTATACTTTCAACTCATACAATACAAAAGGACCACAAAAGAAAAGCTCAGTATAACCAATAGTGGTTACATatataaatcaaatcaaatcaaagccCTATAAAAATGGTCTTTTTCTAAGGTGCTTGAATGGTTTTTAATTTCACAGCTTGAAGTGGCTGTCCCCTTCTACTTTCCACCTTCCACTAACATGTAAAGAATAACTTAAATCGTCCATGTGTTTCCCATGGTTGAAATTAATATGTtcctattaaaaaaataaaggaaaaaaagaaaaaatgaaaatgagatTCCTTTGATACCTCATCTTCTGTTTTAAATAACCTATAATTATTTCCAGGAAATATTTGGTAACTGAAAGGAAGGTCCCCTCACTCTCTTACgtatccagatcttctacggcacgGGTTGCCCGTCCTGTCGTGCTGCACAGACACAAGGTGGTacgcattgaccgccttactccTGCCCGAATGCCTTGCCCAAATAGaaataaggcggtcattgcacacgGCCCTGTGTCTGCATAGCACAGGCAGGACAGATCAGCACAccatagaagatcagtgttgCTCCCTTGCTATGTTGGGCGTTTTATCTTTCCCCACTTGCTAAGTTGCTATGAGTTATAAGACTTTACTGATGAAAGTTTGTAAGGGGATtgaatataataattaaaatataaagAATAAGACCCTTGTAGAGGTAAACTTAAACTTGCACATCTATTAGCTTTGACTTGATGATACATATAATTAAGTGATTAAACAAGTCATTATTTATGACTTCCGATCCATCCAATGTATCTGTTTAGAGTTTTAGACCAAAGATTAATTTATAcatgtatttcttttgtttggatGGTGAGGAAGACATTAGTGGCAAACTTTAGAAGAAAGTCCTGATGGATACTTATATATGTAAAAGACAAGAAATCCAAGTGGGTATTTCGGAACAAATTTATGTATGTTTTGTAAATACACATAAACATATATGTGCATGCAAATACCTTCCCGACACCCATTTCTGCCTTTTCACATTcctcggtgaatgggattccattaactgtgggtggaggaaaacctaatcctTAAACAAATTaggctttgaaatttgacaagtgacTAATTCAGATCAATTATCACATTTCCTACTGTGAGAATCAACACAAAAGAGGGTCGAATGTTTTGATAAGCTTCCACAAACCTGATCGCTCAAATGATAATTTTCCCTTAGAACTACATTTATGTCTTAAATTTGCTAAATCTTTATTGCTAGTAGTTTTAATGGATGGGTCAAAGCTGCCATGTGAAGTTTCAATTTCTTAGGATTCTTAAATGGGGCCATAATggaggtgaaaaaaaaaaaaaagattatagtGTCAAGGTAGAAGAAAAACAATTCCAACCGTTCAAAATAAATGGGGAGAAAGGCCATAATCATTTATTGTGAGTTTTTCTATGTTTTCCTTTTATAAAAATCACAAGCTTGTGATTGATGAAAGCCTAGCCTAAGACCCTACACCTGCACGGTTATATGGGCTGGAATGCAGCATACCAAAGCCCAACTCATTATAGTTGGGTAAGTGCGTAGCCTAAGCCTTCAAGGTTGTATGGGCTGGAATGCAGCATACCAAAGCCCAACTCATTATAGTTGTGTAAGTTTATTAGgagtctttttgtttttttggtaaaattattAGGAGTCTTTCACACATTATCCGGTCAATATAATTAGGTAGGCTTAGGTCTCCTAATGGATATTGGTCCCTGAAAAATATGTGTGTGAGCGTCATCAGGGTCTGGTCTCCACTATTAGGAGGGGATAGCTCAATGGTATATGAAGGCACATTCAAGGTCCAAAATAATTGATGTGAAACTGTATCTTCAAATGGATCTCACAAAATACTACTTAgaggtccaacccaaaagcttaagTAAGTTATTAGGTGAAGATAGCCTAATGGTATGTGAAGATACATTAAAAGTCCTAGATAACTGAAGTGGGATTATGCCTTTATAACTCCCATATCGTCACATGTGCCAAGTACCACAGAGAGTGATACATGCAAACACAATTACATCTTTTAGATTTGGTGGACGCGTGGGGACCAAAAGACCCATTGGCCAGCCAATCTCAAATTTTTGGCCAGGTTAGACTGGGTCCATGTTTCTTCCACGCTACTAGGCCTAACCAAGCTTGAGTCATGAAATAATTGACTTGATCGCCCTACTCAATGCCCGAACCTGCCCGGATGGGGTCCACgtcctgcctgtgtgaggccgcACACTGGCCGCATGGGCAGACGGCAAGAGAGGATCTAAATTTTATATATTATCGATCCAGTCAATTATATTGGCTTTAGACCATGAATTTGAGGATTGAGATCAAAACATCTTTCCCTATCAAAAGGATTAAGTGACTGAGATAGATCCAAATGTTAAAACTAAGTAGATCTTGGATTTGAAAAGCTCCATTGTAAGTTTTTTCAATTGATTGTCCCTTAGGCATTGGTTGTTTCGTCATAATTTTTTTTCGTTGGAATGATATTTTATACGAAAATTTTCTtccctataatttttttttttgggtttcaaaaccccTTTTTAACTATTTATGTTTAAACAAATAGTGAAAACCCGTATTTTATAGagaatttttccttttcttccattttaCATGAAGGCAAACAGACCCTTACAAAAACTGGACTATTGAATTAAAAGTTCTAACATGTTTTACATGCCAGGAAGAAAGATAACTAGGGAGGTTGATatatatcccttccttagtagTCTTACTCTATAAAGGACTAAAAGTGGTCTACTTGTCTGTTATGATGCTATACGAGTCCTTTCTCTTTAACAAAGTAGAAGGATTTATAGACCTTTATTCATCTTCCTCATATTACATGTCATCCTTTTGTttttaaacgaaactcaaatcacctcttggttttaaaaaaacctCATCCATCCTCCTCTActgtaatggtgttagtctgctgttagttattgatgtgatTATTGTactcttgtactaaaacattataattaaatttaaatactaaccttcaaaatctatgtttggatgtcgatcaagggtagtttaaaattttaaatttatttaactggctgacatcatcacttaacagcataaaactaacggcaagggctaatttgtcatattgaggTCTAATAcagagggtgatttgagtattttaaaaaaccagtggatgatttgagtttcatttgaaaatcagaGAGTGACATATAATTTAcctgtatttttttaatttttcatttcaaaGAATTAGACACCTTAAGTGGAACATAAGCATTGCTTTTACAACCCCAAACCCCATTTTAAGTCCAGAAGATatctttttaatatttaatcCAAAAAATTAGACACCTTGAGTGGAACATAAGCGTTGCTTTTACAACCCCAAACCCCATTTTAAGTCCAAAAGATATCTTTTTAATGTTTCATCCAAAGAATTAGGCACCTTGAGTGGAACATAAGCATTGCTTTTACAACCCCAAACTC includes these proteins:
- the LOC122642007 gene encoding RNA polymerase sigma factor sigD, chloroplastic, which gives rise to MATMCSCSNHPPTLPAISLHSVPPKSSFRTSQPLQSPTQPLSSSSLAKHGLGLVSEDSAIITAAAEAVALANAAVEAARDAVFSASVLVEFSIEGQNGCQYEIDWLSELRDRKHALGTQKRKRRRKRKKVSEISDAASHGGRERRSSRPSRSQFLTSREEAEFSSHLREGARLEAARRRIGERGDGEPSTSHWARAVGMERRDLDKMLCEERESRERIILSYRRLISYIAKNYQGKGLSLQDLIQEGSIGLLRGVERFDPEKGYKLSTYVYWWIKQAVIKAIANKSRIIRLPGSMSEMLAKIAEANTVLSTRLRRLPTYDEIADVVNISVSSVRLICERNRPPISAERTLTNQGSLTLQEIILGPEETRPEVMVSKQLMKQDLEKLLRTLDEREACILRLYFGLNGETPRSCEEIGRLINLSRERVRQINGIALTKLRQMSTIDNLRVYIK
- the LOC122642006 gene encoding phospholipase A1-Igamma3, chloroplastic-like is translated as MASSFLLYCNHPKYMKPNAFQGFVVPTRNLSRTTTLLISKKPISPKPTTTVLPRCKSVSSLTSTAEENLVLEDQETPPLREVWKEIQGCNDWEGLLDPMNPILRKEILRCGEFAQACYDSFDLDPRSKYCGTCKYQGAHFFEKLEMADRGYQLSRYLYATSNINLPNFFQKSKMASIWSPHANFMGYVAVSTDEEEIKRLGRRDIVIAWRGTVTYLEWIADLKDILHPAGFSDDSSIKIESGFYDLYTKKEQDCKYCSYSAREQVLAEMKRLIERYKRDELSITITGHSLGAALALLSAYDIAEMKVNIRHDSENQSKIPISVFSFGGPRAGNLKFKERCDELGVKVLRVINVHDKVPTVPGIFTNEKFQHQKYIEDVIDFPWSYAHVGVELALDHKYSPFLKPTGDLGCAHNLEAHLHLVDGFHGKGHRFCLATKRDIALVNKSCDFLRDDYNVPPYWRQDENKGMVRSADGRWILPERPRMEAHPPDTAHHLEQVLKLVNSPME